From one Candidatus Glassbacteria bacterium genomic stretch:
- a CDS encoding T9SS type A sorting domain-containing protein: MRPVIVCALMTLVAFHLSATNLDAQTYKGASYCLNCHAVPQGEHPAVDGAIQSYHNTSLRDPDSASVYGPPGVVSHDQWVAGLDLATTSSFAQYGENAPKLSLDQTVDPQDPTDFLSGYQVTIGEITYQVNGTYGGHGKWKQRYMTKIGESLYILPIQWNEKDQEWVTYHTDHWYDGDDLPLYTDQATLVADVVLKNSFERRCIGCHSTGIELAYDDSTGYTATYSEFNTLCERCHGAGGPSAVSFHTDGTGLMTGDLTQDQRLELCGQCHSRGSSVGTAGENKFDFPVDADLSTFTVGASLPDFWSVVNPVDNASKFWPDGVHSKSHHQQMLDFKNSGHYLDPDAQMDCTFCHDVHEAPGDHQVRDTLMIAVEGGDTLAIATNNDNNTLCLACHAATAGPFSSISKEMVADAVTNVDSIGTIVSVHTNHAYDPDGSGESRCSKCHMPKTMKSAIPHDIHAHTFQTTLPEKTLNLAYQAEGGMFNSCALSCHNKSNPWNIVDGDNAVWNESSDIELAAALNEYAVQWWGEEIAQICDFNDDGKLAISDVVTFMILARDNPLDQRLDRNIDGRYDLVDLVALIDDIWQGACFENVGNSTMLASAFGGITVEKVDGLNAEEIDYIETILKQLDLTPDQQEAFRIALYGDGTARSSLPKDFALKQNSPNPFNPATTISYSVPEGRSVDISLKVYDIRGRLVTTLVSEVKNAGTYTVFWEGASDSGRKLASGVYFYRLQAGEFMQTRKMVLLK, translated from the coding sequence ATGAGGCCCGTTATCGTCTGTGCATTAATGACTTTGGTCGCATTCCACCTAAGTGCTACAAATCTCGACGCCCAGACCTATAAAGGGGCGAGCTATTGCCTTAACTGCCACGCAGTTCCCCAGGGTGAGCACCCGGCAGTAGACGGTGCAATCCAGAGTTACCACAATACCTCGTTGAGGGACCCGGACTCAGCATCGGTCTACGGCCCGCCGGGTGTGGTTTCTCATGATCAGTGGGTTGCAGGGTTAGATCTGGCAACCACTTCCAGCTTTGCCCAATACGGTGAAAACGCACCAAAACTTTCTTTGGATCAAACCGTAGACCCCCAGGACCCAACGGATTTCCTCAGCGGCTACCAGGTGACAATCGGCGAGATTACATATCAAGTGAATGGGACCTATGGCGGCCACGGTAAGTGGAAACAGCGCTACATGACAAAGATCGGCGAGAGCCTCTATATCCTCCCTATCCAGTGGAACGAGAAAGACCAGGAATGGGTGACTTACCACACGGATCATTGGTACGATGGGGATGATTTGCCGCTTTACACCGACCAGGCCACCCTGGTGGCGGATGTGGTCCTGAAAAACTCATTCGAACGTCGCTGCATAGGCTGCCACTCCACCGGGATTGAGCTTGCATACGATGATTCCACTGGATACACAGCCACTTATTCAGAATTTAATACTCTTTGCGAGCGTTGCCACGGGGCGGGTGGCCCTAGCGCGGTTTCTTTTCACACTGATGGAACGGGATTGATGACCGGTGATTTAACCCAGGACCAGCGGCTGGAGCTTTGCGGCCAGTGCCATTCGAGAGGTTCGAGCGTGGGTACGGCCGGAGAAAACAAGTTCGATTTCCCGGTCGATGCCGATCTTTCCACCTTTACCGTGGGCGCAAGTTTACCTGATTTCTGGAGCGTCGTTAATCCGGTAGACAACGCGAGCAAGTTCTGGCCCGATGGCGTCCATTCCAAGAGCCATCATCAGCAGATGTTGGATTTCAAGAACAGCGGTCACTACTTAGACCCCGACGCGCAGATGGACTGCACTTTCTGCCACGACGTGCACGAGGCGCCAGGCGACCACCAGGTCAGGGATACGCTGATGATTGCCGTCGAAGGTGGTGATACATTGGCGATCGCCACCAACAATGACAACAATACGCTCTGCCTGGCCTGCCATGCTGCAACGGCAGGGCCTTTCAGCTCCATCAGCAAGGAAATGGTGGCGGATGCCGTAACCAATGTCGATTCTATCGGCACAATCGTTTCTGTCCACACCAACCACGCTTACGATCCGGATGGAAGTGGAGAATCGAGGTGCTCCAAGTGCCATATGCCGAAGACGATGAAGAGCGCAATCCCGCACGACATTCACGCCCATACCTTTCAGACGACCCTGCCGGAGAAGACCCTGAACCTTGCCTATCAGGCCGAGGGCGGGATGTTCAATTCCTGCGCCCTTAGCTGCCACAACAAGAGCAATCCATGGAACATCGTGGACGGTGACAATGCGGTCTGGAATGAGTCCAGCGACATTGAATTGGCAGCCGCGCTGAATGAGTACGCCGTCCAGTGGTGGGGTGAGGAGATTGCCCAGATTTGCGATTTCAATGATGATGGGAAACTGGCGATAAGCGATGTTGTTACTTTTATGATTCTCGCACGAGATAATCCGTTGGACCAGCGCCTGGACAGAAACATTGACGGCAGATACGATCTGGTCGATCTGGTCGCTCTGATTGATGACATCTGGCAGGGTGCCTGTTTTGAGAATGTCGGTAACTCGACAATGTTGGCATCAGCCTTTGGCGGAATAACAGTTGAAAAGGTAGACGGCTTAAACGCCGAGGAGATTGACTACATTGAGACGATCCTGAAACAGCTCGATCTGACGCCGGATCAGCAAGAGGCTTTCCGCATTGCCCTTTACGGCGACGGCACTGCGCGCAGCAGCCTGCCGAAGGATTTCGCCCTGAAGCAGAACTCTCCTAACCCGTTCAACCCGGCCACAACGATCAGCTACAGCGTTCCCGAGGGCCGGTCCGTGGACATCAGCCTCAAGGTTTACGACATCCGCGGCCGCCTGGTCACGACGCTGGTCAGCGAAGTCAAGAATGCCGGCACCTACACCGTCTTCTGGGAAGGCGCCAGCGATTCCGGCCGGAAACTCGCCAGCGGAGTGTATTTCTACCGCCTGCAGGCCGGTGAGTTTATGCAGACCCGCAAGATGGTGCTGCTAAAGTAA
- a CDS encoding aminotransferase class I/II-fold pyridoxal phosphate-dependent enzyme, translating to MNTQLAARARSLKQSEIRAMTIRAVEQGGVNLAQGLCELPTPDEVKEAACQAIRDDCNTYAPLNGKPALRKQIAAIAKTFNRIDADPENEITLTSGATGAYTCALLALLEVGERVINFEPFYGYHVNLLRTLGFEPVFSRMEPPGWEIDFGGLKKMLADGARAIVINTPANPSGKVFSRDELLKIGELCAEYGAWVITDEIYEYITFDGHEHVSMASLPGMFERTVTVSGFSKTLAMTGWRLGWASGPAEVIGKMALISDLLYICAPHPLQEGVSRALEALGKDYFSALATYDTKRRLLSGALEKAGFRPLPLQGTYFMLAGYGGIYGDISSTEAMERLFTEHKIASVPAASFFSGGHDQSWLRLCFAVREENLNRAVELLGSS from the coding sequence ATGAACACACAACTGGCCGCCAGAGCGCGGAGTCTGAAGCAGTCTGAGATCAGGGCGATGACGATCCGGGCTGTCGAGCAGGGCGGGGTGAACCTCGCGCAGGGCCTCTGCGAGCTGCCCACGCCGGATGAGGTCAAGGAGGCCGCCTGCCAGGCTATCCGCGACGACTGCAACACCTACGCTCCGCTCAACGGCAAGCCGGCCCTGAGAAAACAGATCGCGGCGATCGCGAAAACGTTCAACCGGATCGACGCAGACCCGGAGAACGAAATCACGCTCACCAGCGGAGCGACAGGGGCGTACACCTGCGCGCTGCTGGCCCTGCTGGAGGTCGGGGAGCGGGTGATCAATTTCGAGCCGTTCTACGGTTACCACGTCAACCTGCTGCGCACCCTGGGGTTCGAGCCGGTGTTCAGCCGCATGGAGCCGCCCGGGTGGGAGATCGATTTCGGTGGCCTGAAAAAGATGCTGGCCGACGGCGCCCGGGCGATCGTAATCAACACCCCGGCCAATCCCTCGGGCAAGGTTTTCTCGCGGGACGAACTGCTGAAAATTGGCGAGTTGTGTGCTGAATACGGCGCCTGGGTCATCACCGACGAGATCTACGAGTATATCACGTTCGACGGCCACGAGCACGTGAGCATGGCTTCGCTGCCCGGGATGTTCGAGCGCACGGTGACTGTCTCCGGGTTCAGCAAGACCCTGGCGATGACCGGCTGGCGGCTGGGCTGGGCCTCGGGGCCGGCGGAGGTAATCGGCAAGATGGCCCTGATCAGCGACCTGCTCTATATCTGCGCACCCCATCCGCTGCAGGAGGGAGTCTCGCGTGCGCTGGAGGCGCTGGGGAAGGACTATTTCAGCGCCCTGGCCACCTACGACACCAAGCGCCGACTCCTTTCAGGCGCCCTGGAGAAAGCCGGGTTCAGGCCCCTGCCGTTGCAGGGAACCTATTTCATGCTGGCCGGTTACGGCGGGATCTACGGAGATATCAGCTCGACCGAAGCGATGGAGCGCCTGTTCACCGAACACAAGATCGCCAGTGTGCCGGCGGCGAGTTTCTTCTCCGGCGGCCACGACCAGAGTTGGCTGCGGCTGTGTTTCGCCGTGCGCGAGGAGAACCTTAACCGGGCCGTGGAGCTGCTGGGGAGCAGTTGA
- a CDS encoding transglutaminase domain-containing protein, with protein MKKILKRTLIVFASIVATFIVVIVVGAWWELSHPPEYGAYNVEQKIVVFNPADSALTPQELYIQIPLNNVRQKAQLQDIKPESLDVVTAGNNRFKVRGFESVAPGEELEVVYSYKLKIRKTDKWRDQVVVSSDLLPEPEIESDNAMIRETAEGIVSGIDNPREKVRALFKYVFNEIDYAGIISSSSRSALECLKNKSGVCGHKANLLTALCRSVGIPARSIYGITLPISEKERFQYSITSHGWNEVFIEGEGWYFADPTNQFKLFFLSILYWDEYAINRACFGIGTNLSVFSTEIANLPPTVQPDQGMSGPSCFLFTSPKGSVTFHTIFNKCRSKAVRIDEEWEDM; from the coding sequence ATGAAAAAAATATTAAAGAGAACACTGATCGTATTCGCTTCCATCGTTGCTACATTTATTGTTGTAATAGTTGTGGGAGCGTGGTGGGAGTTGTCCCATCCACCCGAATACGGTGCCTATAATGTTGAGCAAAAAATAGTTGTGTTTAATCCAGCCGATTCTGCTTTAACACCTCAAGAATTATATATCCAAATACCTCTAAACAATGTTAGGCAGAAAGCACAGTTGCAAGATATCAAACCAGAGTCCCTGGATGTCGTAACAGCTGGTAACAATCGCTTTAAAGTACGCGGCTTTGAGTCTGTTGCCCCTGGAGAGGAACTTGAAGTCGTATATAGCTATAAATTAAAGATCAGGAAAACAGACAAATGGCGCGATCAGGTTGTAGTTTCCTCAGATTTGCTTCCGGAACCTGAGATCGAGTCCGATAACGCAATGATTCGCGAGACCGCTGAGGGAATCGTTTCAGGGATTGATAACCCGAGGGAAAAGGTGCGAGCTTTATTCAAATATGTATTTAACGAAATAGATTATGCAGGAATCATATCTTCCTCATCCAGGAGCGCACTTGAATGTCTTAAAAATAAATCAGGTGTTTGTGGACATAAAGCAAACCTTCTGACAGCGCTATGTCGTTCAGTCGGAATACCTGCCCGCTCAATTTATGGAATAACACTACCCATATCAGAAAAAGAAAGATTTCAATATTCGATTACTTCACATGGCTGGAATGAAGTATTTATTGAAGGCGAGGGTTGGTATTTTGCCGATCCGACAAATCAATTTAAACTGTTTTTCCTTAGTATACTATACTGGGATGAATATGCCATAAACAGGGCCTGTTTTGGAATAGGTACCAATCTGAGTGTGTTCTCCACTGAAATAGCAAATCTACCTCCAACAGTCCAACCAGATCAAGGCATGTCAGGACCATCTTGCTTCTTATTCACATCCCCAAAAGGATCGGTTACATTTCATACAATTTTTAATAAGTGTAGATCAAAAGCAGTCCGAATCGATGAAGAATGGGAAGACATGTGA
- a CDS encoding RNA polymerase sigma factor, which produces MQRDRRTIHSELLVIRFRKGDRGAFSELAALWEDKLFYFLRRFVDNEQDAWDLLQQTWVKVLGGLGKLENTGTLTAWLYRVARNTALDHLRRNDRDLSARETDGDTDPIVENDNDLRFENAELVHRGLAELSLAHREALTLFFLEEFSIEEIAVILGLAAGTIKSRMHYAKRALKKILEREGGADG; this is translated from the coding sequence TTGCAAAGAGACCGCCGCACAATTCACAGTGAGCTGCTGGTAATCCGCTTCCGCAAGGGCGACCGGGGAGCTTTCTCCGAACTGGCAGCTCTCTGGGAGGACAAGCTGTTTTATTTCCTGCGGCGGTTTGTGGACAACGAGCAGGACGCCTGGGACCTGTTGCAGCAGACCTGGGTCAAAGTGCTCGGCGGCCTGGGTAAGCTGGAAAACACCGGCACTCTCACGGCCTGGCTCTACCGGGTAGCGCGCAACACTGCCCTGGATCATCTAAGGCGAAACGACAGGGATTTATCAGCCAGGGAAACAGATGGTGATACGGACCCGATTGTGGAGAACGATAACGACCTCCGCTTCGAGAACGCCGAGCTGGTCCACCGGGGGCTGGCCGAGCTGAGCCTGGCTCACCGTGAGGCGCTGACCCTGTTTTTTCTCGAAGAGTTTTCGATAGAAGAAATAGCAGTTATCCTAGGACTGGCGGCGGGTACGATCAAATCTCGCATGCATTATGCAAAGCGGGCGTTGAAGAAAATCCTGGAGCGTGAGGGGGGCGCCGATGGCTGA
- a CDS encoding UDP-N-acetylmuramate--alanine ligase → MSLELDKLQNIFFSGIGGSGMSALAQLLAGGGTKVSGSDRNRDRGGNPALFARLESQNIALFPQDGSGVTDSLDAVVVSAAVEPDTPDFARAAELGIPVIVRPELLQAIVNSHRGVCFAGTSGKSTSSGLAAWVLAELGFSPNFIGGAAPVNFIGGPTTGNCLAGDSDLYVAETDESDGTVSGYTPEVGVVLNIDRDHHELDKLLPMFQAFCANTSGALALNADCPNTMRLDLSAAPAEKILFGIENDRANIRATNISLRTFGSEFTVGDTTVKNPLPGLYNVYNVLGALAAVEALGGERDRFARALPEFRGVERRFQLVGERKGVQVIDDFAHNPAKIEAVLGVFDQWPELGRLLVVFQPHGYGPTRFHRDELIETFSRCLRQRDLLILPEIYYAGGTATRDISSRELADDIRTNGRDARYFERRADILQLIASEASSSDVVLVLGARDSSLQDFAREVLESL, encoded by the coding sequence ATGAGTCTCGAACTGGACAAACTGCAGAATATATTTTTCAGCGGAATCGGCGGCAGCGGGATGAGTGCGCTGGCCCAGCTGCTGGCCGGCGGCGGGACCAAGGTAAGCGGCAGCGACCGCAACCGCGACCGCGGCGGCAATCCAGCACTGTTCGCCAGACTCGAATCCCAGAATATCGCGCTGTTTCCCCAGGACGGCTCCGGCGTAACCGACAGCCTGGACGCGGTGGTTGTCTCGGCCGCGGTGGAGCCTGATACGCCGGACTTCGCCCGCGCCGCTGAACTCGGCATCCCGGTAATCGTCCGCCCGGAGCTGCTCCAGGCGATTGTCAACTCCCATCGGGGAGTGTGTTTCGCCGGCACGAGCGGGAAATCCACTTCCAGCGGTCTGGCCGCCTGGGTGTTGGCCGAACTCGGTTTCAGTCCCAATTTTATCGGCGGAGCCGCCCCGGTGAACTTTATCGGCGGCCCGACCACTGGCAATTGCCTCGCCGGCGACAGCGATCTTTACGTGGCCGAGACCGACGAGAGCGACGGCACGGTGAGTGGTTACACTCCCGAGGTCGGCGTGGTGCTCAATATCGACCGGGACCACCACGAGCTGGACAAACTTCTGCCGATGTTCCAGGCATTCTGCGCCAATACCTCCGGGGCGCTCGCGCTCAACGCCGACTGCCCCAACACCATGCGGCTCGATCTGTCCGCCGCCCCGGCGGAGAAAATCCTGTTCGGGATCGAAAACGACCGGGCTAATATCCGGGCCACAAATATCTCCCTGCGTACTTTCGGTTCGGAATTCACGGTCGGCGATACCACGGTAAAAAACCCGTTGCCGGGGCTGTACAACGTCTACAACGTGCTGGGCGCGCTGGCCGCGGTCGAGGCGCTGGGAGGGGAGCGTGACAGATTCGCCAGGGCGCTGCCGGAATTCCGCGGGGTCGAGCGCCGGTTCCAGCTCGTGGGTGAGCGCAAGGGAGTGCAAGTGATCGACGATTTCGCGCACAACCCGGCCAAGATCGAGGCGGTCCTGGGCGTATTCGACCAGTGGCCGGAGCTGGGGCGGCTGCTTGTGGTGTTCCAGCCCCACGGCTACGGCCCCACCCGCTTTCACCGCGACGAGCTGATCGAGACGTTCAGCCGCTGCCTTCGCCAGCGCGACCTCCTGATCCTGCCGGAGATCTACTACGCCGGCGGGACAGCAACCAGGGATATTTCCAGCCGCGAGCTCGCCGATGACATACGCACAAATGGCCGCGACGCCCGCTATTTCGAGCGCCGCGCGGATATTTTGCAGCTTATTGCCTCTGAGGCCTCTTCCAGCGATGTTGTTCTGGTTCTCGGCGCCCGCGACAGCAGCCTGCAGGATTTCGCCCGCGAGGTGCTGGAGAGTCTGTAG
- a CDS encoding sodium/solute symporter (Members of the Solute:Sodium Symporter (SSS), TC 2.A.21 as described in tcdb.org, catalyze solute:Na+ symport. Known solutes for members of the family include sugars, amino acids, nucleosides, inositols, vitamins, urea or anions, depending on the system.): protein MPPHIYTHVIHTAPTPNPGSRLGLSAVDITVILIYLAVITGFGIWLSRFQTDSRAYFLGNRNIPWWAICLSVVATETSVLTFIGVPALSYAGDLQFLQLALGFLLARILLAAWFLPAFLERDTYTVYSFLSDRFGGAVRGIAAGLFFVTQVLGSGVRLYAGALVLAAVLGLEQVAWAIVVLAVVTIIYTWAGGISAVIWTDVLQAAIMLGGGVLALWLLVGMFPGGAGEVFTTAAAEGKLRLFDLRFDPGDMYSLWAGLIGGTVHGMASHGTDQMLAQRLLTSRSLSQGRKALICSGVIIIPQFLLFLVIGVLLYYYYQLNPPSVAFENPDRIFLHFIINHFPPVAAGLVVASMFGAAMSTLDSGIQALSSTTVMDVIRPLSGGNRPRENYLGLSRAFTVFWGAALAGVALMAGGWGSVLETGLKVASYTYGPLLALFLLGLFSPIKGQRPVIFGAACGVAGIALVLAFTSLAWTWNVFVGCSITVAAALLFDRFFTVSSRNKTA, encoded by the coding sequence CTGCCGCCCCATATTTATACCCACGTCATTCATACCGCTCCAACCCCCAACCCGGGAAGCCGCTTGGGACTTTCGGCAGTCGACATCACGGTGATCTTGATCTACCTGGCGGTCATTACCGGATTCGGCATCTGGCTCAGCCGGTTCCAGACCGACAGCCGGGCCTATTTCCTGGGCAACCGTAACATCCCCTGGTGGGCGATCTGTCTCTCGGTGGTCGCCACCGAAACCAGCGTGCTCACCTTTATCGGCGTGCCCGCGCTCTCTTACGCCGGCGACCTCCAGTTCCTCCAGCTCGCCCTGGGTTTCCTGCTGGCCAGGATTCTGCTGGCCGCCTGGTTCCTGCCCGCGTTTCTGGAACGGGACACGTACACGGTCTACAGTTTCCTCTCCGACAGATTTGGCGGGGCGGTAAGGGGAATCGCTGCCGGGCTGTTCTTTGTCACCCAGGTGCTGGGCAGTGGAGTCAGGCTGTACGCCGGCGCGCTGGTGCTGGCGGCCGTGCTGGGCCTCGAACAGGTTGCCTGGGCGATCGTGGTGCTGGCGGTCGTGACGATAATCTACACCTGGGCCGGCGGGATCAGCGCGGTGATCTGGACCGATGTGCTCCAGGCGGCGATCATGCTCGGCGGCGGCGTGCTGGCGCTGTGGCTGCTGGTCGGAATGTTTCCCGGCGGCGCGGGCGAAGTGTTCACCACGGCGGCGGCCGAGGGCAAGCTGCGCCTGTTCGACCTCCGGTTCGACCCCGGCGACATGTATTCGCTCTGGGCCGGGCTGATCGGCGGGACGGTGCACGGGATGGCTTCCCACGGCACGGACCAGATGCTGGCCCAGCGGCTGCTGACCAGCCGCAGTCTGAGCCAGGGCCGGAAGGCGCTGATCTGCTCGGGGGTGATAATCATCCCCCAGTTCCTGCTGTTCCTGGTGATCGGTGTGCTGCTCTACTACTATTACCAGCTCAATCCCCCGTCGGTCGCCTTCGAAAACCCCGACCGGATTTTCCTGCATTTCATCATCAACCACTTCCCGCCGGTAGCCGCCGGGCTGGTGGTGGCCTCGATGTTCGGGGCGGCGATGTCAACGCTCGACTCGGGAATCCAGGCCCTGAGCAGCACCACCGTGATGGATGTTATCCGGCCGCTGAGCGGCGGCAATCGGCCCCGTGAGAACTACCTGGGGCTCAGCCGGGCGTTCACGGTGTTCTGGGGCGCGGCCCTGGCCGGTGTGGCCCTGATGGCCGGCGGGTGGGGCTCGGTGCTGGAGACCGGCCTGAAAGTAGCCAGCTACACCTACGGCCCCCTGCTGGCTCTGTTCCTGCTCGGCCTGTTCTCCCCGATCAAAGGCCAGCGCCCGGTGATTTTCGGGGCGGCCTGCGGGGTTGCCGGCATAGCGCTTGTGCTGGCGTTCACCTCTCTTGCCTGGACCTGGAACGTGTTCGTCGGCTGCTCGATCACGGTCGCTGCGGCGCTGCTGTTCGACAGGTTTTTTACAGTCAGCTCACGAAACAAAACTGCTTAA
- the lepB gene encoding signal peptidase I, with amino-acid sequence MRSSFALKEWAKSIGLALLLFLIIRTFLVQAFKIPTGSMEKTLLVGDFLLVNKLAFGASTPHRIPFVGTELPSFRIPGYDSPERGDIVVFEYPLDRSLDYVKRCVAVAGDTVEMHDKVLYLNGVQQDEAYVQNADPNIQRSRGRSSGSSRFAWQRNYLTEEGHRRHGGNYAPTRDNFGPLYVPEGHYFCLGDNRDYSSDSRYWGFVSEELIKGRPVILYFSWNRRMFLPRFERIGVIID; translated from the coding sequence ATCCGGAGTTCCTTCGCATTGAAAGAATGGGCTAAAAGTATCGGGCTGGCTCTGCTGCTGTTCCTGATTATCCGCACGTTCCTGGTCCAGGCGTTCAAGATCCCGACCGGATCGATGGAGAAAACGCTGCTGGTCGGCGACTTCCTGCTGGTCAACAAGCTGGCCTTCGGCGCCAGCACTCCTCATCGCATCCCGTTTGTCGGCACCGAGCTGCCGAGTTTCCGGATTCCGGGCTACGATTCTCCCGAGCGCGGGGATATCGTGGTTTTCGAGTACCCTCTCGACCGCTCCCTGGATTATGTCAAACGCTGCGTGGCGGTTGCCGGAGATACGGTGGAGATGCATGACAAGGTGCTTTATCTCAACGGAGTTCAGCAGGACGAGGCATATGTCCAGAACGCGGACCCGAATATCCAGCGTTCCCGGGGACGAAGTTCGGGCAGTTCACGGTTTGCCTGGCAGCGGAACTACCTCACCGAGGAAGGACATCGCCGTCACGGCGGCAACTACGCTCCCACCCGCGACAATTTCGGTCCGCTCTACGTTCCCGAGGGCCATTATTTCTGCCTCGGCGACAACCGGGACTACTCCAGCGACAGCCGTTACTGGGGGTTCGTCTCCGAGGAGCTGATCAAGGGACGGCCGGTGATCCTCTATTTCAGCTGGAACCGCCGGATGTTCCTGCCCCGCTTCGAGCGAATCGGTGTAATAATCGATTGA
- a CDS encoding sigma-70 family RNA polymerase sigma factor: MKASQSQKSYFDEGSLDLYLKEISNYPLLKREDEIQLAIRIHKNDQEALEKLTRSNLRFVVSVAKKYQNQGVSLADLINEGNVGLIRAAHKFDETKGIKFISYAVWWIRQAILQALAEQSRIVRVPLNRAGTLYKIGKKSNRLTQELGRKPTVEEIAEGMDISLEEVRKTLTISQSYLSLDAPLTPGEDNRLLDYLPDNYNRDPAENAFENALSGAIENSLSTLKEREAKILRLYFGLGGQEPMTLEQIGSVLGITRERVRQIKEKAISRLRHVSRSRALQSFLN, translated from the coding sequence ATGAAAGCAAGCCAGTCCCAAAAATCCTATTTCGATGAGGGTTCGCTGGATTTGTATCTCAAGGAGATCAGCAACTATCCGCTGCTCAAACGCGAGGACGAGATCCAGCTGGCGATAAGAATCCACAAAAACGATCAGGAAGCCTTGGAAAAACTGACCCGCAGCAACCTGCGGTTCGTAGTCAGCGTGGCCAAAAAATACCAGAACCAGGGCGTGTCGCTGGCCGACCTGATCAACGAGGGCAACGTGGGCCTGATCCGCGCCGCCCATAAATTCGATGAGACCAAGGGTATCAAGTTCATCTCCTACGCCGTCTGGTGGATCAGGCAGGCCATCCTCCAGGCTCTGGCCGAACAGAGCAGGATTGTCCGCGTTCCGCTCAACCGGGCCGGCACCCTGTACAAGATCGGCAAGAAAAGCAACCGTCTGACCCAGGAACTGGGCCGCAAGCCGACTGTCGAGGAGATCGCCGAGGGGATGGATATCAGCCTCGAGGAAGTGCGCAAGACCCTCACGATCAGTCAGTCGTACCTCTCGCTCGACGCACCGCTTACGCCCGGCGAGGACAACCGTCTGCTGGACTACCTGCCGGACAACTACAACCGCGACCCGGCCGAAAATGCGTTCGAAAACGCCCTGTCCGGCGCGATCGAGAATTCGCTGAGTACGCTCAAAGAGCGCGAGGCCAAAATCCTGCGCCTCTATTTCGGCCTCGGCGGCCAGGAACCGATGACGCTCGAACAGATCGGCTCGGTGCTGGGTATTACCCGCGAGCGTGTCAGGCAGATCAAGGAAAAAGCGATCAGCCGTCTGCGCCACGTTTCCCGCAGCCGGGCCCTGCAGTCATTCCTCAACTAA
- the lepB gene encoding signal peptidase I codes for MESLNLKEWVKSLGLAFILFLLIRTFFVQAFKIPTGSMENTLLVGDFLLVNKLAYGATTPHRLPWLGVELPELRIPGYDSPQRGDIVVFEYPFDRSLDYVKRCVAVPGDTVEMRDKVLYINSVPQDEPYAQYLDPTIYREGEDTFFSGNFKWQYDYLCGREGDYHPTRDNFGPLAVPEGQYFCMGDNRDHSSDSRYWGFVDRKLIEGTPVILYFSWDSSQLIPRFDRIGHLID; via the coding sequence CTGGAGAGTCTGAATTTGAAGGAATGGGTTAAGTCCCTGGGTTTAGCTTTTATCCTGTTTCTGTTGATCCGCACTTTTTTTGTCCAGGCCTTTAAAATTCCCACCGGCTCGATGGAGAACACGTTGCTGGTGGGTGATTTTTTGCTTGTCAACAAGCTGGCCTACGGCGCGACAACCCCGCACAGATTGCCGTGGCTCGGGGTGGAGTTGCCGGAATTAAGGATCCCGGGCTACGATTCGCCCCAGCGGGGCGACATCGTCGTGTTCGAATACCCTTTCGATCGTTCGCTGGATTACGTGAAGCGCTGCGTGGCCGTACCGGGCGATACTGTCGAAATGCGGGACAAGGTGCTGTATATCAACAGCGTGCCTCAGGACGAACCCTACGCCCAGTACCTCGACCCCACGATCTACCGTGAGGGAGAGGACACGTTCTTTTCCGGCAATTTCAAATGGCAGTACGACTACCTGTGCGGCCGGGAAGGGGATTATCACCCGACCCGCGATAATTTCGGCCCCCTGGCCGTGCCCGAGGGACAGTATTTCTGCATGGGAGACAACCGCGACCATTCCAGCGACAGCCGTTACTGGGGGTTCGTCGACCGCAAGCTGATTGAAGGAACGCCCGTGATTCTGTATTTCAGCTGGGACAGCAGCCAACTGATCCCACGCTTTGACCGGATCGGTCACCTGATCGACTGA